One Spirochaeta cellobiosiphila DSM 17781 DNA window includes the following coding sequences:
- a CDS encoding DUF5312 family protein yields the protein MGSFLEMIQSFFNNIFTSDPQEKLVKKELRLVHQELKALKPRLYQTSPKAFLPALGQHFYNLYLNLLPIYEVLSKTIGHKEPGLNRNFKNYLLESLLGSNFAEKRESFQYENIKRKLEGAPNREKESIKIRDELKNFSRRVMALDKSKFNLAMAEVNHLWELCNYPFSNILAFFDVSLDLSKIEKKPSFSLSSNKMLSQELKDFYYLWGGINFNMDFLPLLTVLEKRLYGEHLEKKKDQQKILNNIHRYYSRELPPTVILNLIKAWDEDPLARLPVNKEQPDEIKLYLESIENLFIKDMERALRELKENTISDDLKVLFESQNLEELENYCYTKSQAFEDIGLPGFSKIKPLQILYNHMKIHYLQHLKDPINKLLIEGFYDRKNFQNSLTEHYYQCEKIIEDINNFDQILGQEGRHSVVILEQYMREIKSGVDRMELSQRIIDSINKRAGEILEEKTQSLYGLTSQLQDILQDFKKPTPEIISNIKSFGNPLQTQDSIISDLVEGFNRNTQFLKIIKQFVVLKKPM from the coding sequence ATGGGCTCATTTTTGGAAATGATACAATCCTTTTTTAACAATATATTTACTAGTGATCCACAGGAGAAATTGGTTAAAAAAGAATTAAGACTTGTACATCAAGAACTAAAGGCATTAAAACCACGCTTATATCAAACATCCCCCAAAGCATTCCTGCCTGCACTTGGGCAGCATTTTTACAACCTTTACTTAAACTTATTACCTATTTATGAAGTATTAAGCAAAACAATAGGACATAAAGAACCTGGGCTGAATAGAAATTTTAAGAATTATCTCTTAGAGAGTCTGCTAGGATCCAATTTCGCAGAAAAAAGAGAGTCTTTTCAATATGAAAATATTAAAAGAAAACTAGAAGGGGCTCCCAATAGAGAAAAGGAATCCATAAAGATTCGGGATGAACTTAAAAACTTTTCCAGAAGAGTCATGGCACTGGACAAATCAAAGTTTAACCTGGCTATGGCAGAAGTCAATCACCTTTGGGAACTATGTAATTATCCCTTTTCTAATATACTGGCTTTTTTTGATGTATCTCTCGACCTAAGTAAAATAGAAAAGAAACCAAGTTTCTCATTAAGCTCCAATAAAATGCTCTCTCAGGAATTGAAGGACTTCTACTATCTATGGGGAGGTATTAATTTTAACATGGATTTTCTCCCCCTGTTAACAGTGTTAGAAAAACGTCTCTATGGTGAGCATTTAGAGAAAAAAAAAGATCAACAGAAAATCTTAAACAACATACACCGTTATTACTCCAGAGAACTTCCACCAACTGTCATATTAAATTTGATAAAAGCCTGGGATGAGGACCCCCTCGCCCGTTTACCTGTCAATAAAGAACAGCCTGATGAAATAAAACTATATTTAGAATCCATCGAAAACTTATTCATAAAGGACATGGAAAGGGCACTCCGAGAATTAAAAGAAAATACTATATCCGATGATTTAAAAGTATTATTTGAATCCCAGAACTTAGAGGAGCTAGAGAATTATTGTTATACAAAGAGTCAAGCCTTTGAGGACATTGGCCTACCTGGTTTTAGCAAGATAAAACCTCTTCAAATACTATACAATCATATGAAAATACACTATCTACAACACCTTAAAGATCCTATCAACAAGCTGCTCATAGAAGGTTTTTATGATAGAAAGAACTTTCAGAATAGTCTGACAGAACACTATTATCAATGCGAAAAGATAATAGAGGATATCAACAACTTTGATCAGATATTGGGACAGGAAGGACGACATAGCGTTGTCATATTGGAACAATACATGAGAGAAATCAAATCTGGGGTGGACAGGATGGAACTCAGCCAAAGAATCATTGATAGTATAAACAAAAGAGCCGGTGAGATACTAGAAGAGAAAACACAATCACTTTATGGTCTAACATCCCAATTACAGGATATCCTTCAAGATTTTAAAAAACCTACCCCGGAAATCATTAGCAAC
- the dusB gene encoding tRNA dihydrouridine synthase DusB, producing the protein MDYLKPVILPGGTILPGNLFLAPTAGYSDGPFRSICRTWGADLCYTEMVSTEALWRGNSKTHNLLKREDNEPEYAIQLFGSDYDSVYKSLPYLTQHNPLLLDINAGCPVPKIIKSGAGSWLMKDPRKLMDIIKTIKDHTDIPLTIKLRLGWDANSINYLKIAQEAQELGIQAVGLHARTKEMAYRGKADWNHIKHLKENLDIPVFGSGDLFTSEDVIRMLTQTKCDGVLIARGAFGNPFIFSQIKGTIDKLNAKTIIDTALKHLDLSIQYYGDQAFKEIRKHFSAYLKGIPNSNDLRRKLMTAQTKDQYKHLLNSIL; encoded by the coding sequence ATGGATTATCTTAAACCTGTAATCTTACCCGGTGGAACTATACTGCCGGGTAATTTATTTTTAGCTCCTACTGCCGGATATTCAGATGGCCCCTTTCGTAGTATTTGTCGAACCTGGGGTGCTGATCTATGTTACACAGAAATGGTATCAACTGAAGCACTTTGGCGAGGCAATAGCAAAACACATAATTTATTAAAACGTGAAGATAATGAGCCAGAATATGCGATACAACTATTTGGCTCTGATTATGACAGTGTTTATAAATCACTTCCCTATTTGACACAACACAATCCTCTCTTATTAGACATTAATGCCGGTTGTCCTGTACCCAAAATCATCAAATCAGGAGCAGGCTCCTGGTTAATGAAAGATCCCCGAAAACTTATGGACATTATAAAAACCATTAAAGATCATACGGATATTCCTCTTACTATAAAATTACGCTTAGGGTGGGATGCGAACTCTATAAACTACTTGAAGATAGCCCAGGAGGCTCAAGAATTAGGAATACAAGCTGTAGGATTACATGCCAGAACAAAAGAAATGGCCTATAGAGGTAAGGCGGATTGGAATCATATAAAGCATTTAAAAGAAAACTTAGATATACCTGTATTTGGTTCAGGAGATTTATTCACATCTGAGGATGTCATCAGAATGCTAACTCAAACGAAATGTGATGGAGTTCTCATAGCTCGGGGAGCCTTTGGTAATCCTTTTATTTTTAGTCAGATCAAAGGAACCATAGACAAATTAAACGCAAAGACTATCATTGATACGGCCCTAAAACATTTAGACTTATCAATCCAATATTATGGAGATCAAGCCTTCAAAGAAATCAGAAAGCATTTCTCAGCCTACTTAAAGGGCATACCCAATAGTAACGATTTACGTCGAAAGCTGATGACCGCTCAAACAAAAGATCAATATAAACACTTACTTAATAGTATTTTATAA
- a CDS encoding TatD family hydrolase encodes MRYFDTHCHIGLIHEDPIEQLLITQEAKQDGVDGILSITNNIQDFFEVYSHLKTASNVYYSIGVSPSEVNHPGRDWESKIEEGASYDKVVAVGEIGLDYYKKFGDKNSQIELFIRQLEIAEQLNKPVVIHNREAGSDILDILRDKLPARGGILHCFSEDWEFAKKALDLNLYISFAGNVTYRNARNLHTTAKNMPVERMVIESEAPFMIPAEYRGKRNKPSYIHSTCAYLADLRGEDPEELSSILYENSLRVFNL; translated from the coding sequence ATGCGATATTTTGATACTCATTGCCATATAGGACTGATTCATGAAGATCCTATCGAACAGTTGCTTATTACTCAAGAAGCCAAACAAGACGGAGTTGATGGTATTCTAAGTATCACAAACAACATCCAAGACTTCTTTGAAGTATATTCTCATTTAAAGACAGCCTCTAATGTCTATTACAGCATAGGAGTGTCCCCTTCAGAAGTTAATCATCCGGGAAGGGATTGGGAAAGCAAGATAGAAGAAGGAGCCTCCTACGATAAAGTTGTAGCTGTAGGAGAGATAGGCTTAGACTACTACAAAAAGTTTGGAGATAAAAATTCTCAAATCGAATTATTTATTCGACAGTTAGAAATAGCTGAACAGCTAAATAAACCTGTTGTTATTCACAATAGAGAAGCCGGATCTGATATACTCGACATACTACGGGACAAATTACCAGCACGTGGAGGAATACTCCATTGCTTCTCTGAAGATTGGGAGTTTGCCAAAAAAGCGTTAGATCTCAATCTATACATAAGTTTTGCTGGAAATGTTACCTATAGAAATGCGAGAAATCTACACACGACGGCTAAAAACATGCCAGTGGAAAGGATGGTAATTGAAAGTGAAGCTCCTTTTATGATACCTGCCGAGTATAGAGGAAAGCGTAATAAACCCTCTTATATCCATTCTACCTGTGCTTATTTAGCAGATCTGAGAGGAGAAGATCCGGAAGAACTCTCATCTATTTTATATGAAAATTCCCTTAGAGTTTTTAACTTATAA
- a CDS encoding bactofilin family protein gives MASYTADNNFVNSYIGEGTAFQGDLSISGILRVDGDFIGSIHSEGKVIIGSTGRARCTVHSREIVIGGVFKGDIYCSHKVTVLSSGFVIGNIYAPRLEVERGMLMDGRCVVTPLPNESEDLTSHNYKIQKGGYFSLDWDNKSKPDGESASVSSFSKDKQYGNGYQWKE, from the coding sequence TTGGCTTCATATACGGCTGATAATAATTTTGTAAATTCGTACATTGGCGAAGGAACTGCTTTTCAAGGTGACTTATCTATATCTGGAATCCTGCGAGTGGATGGAGATTTTATTGGTTCCATACATTCAGAAGGTAAAGTTATAATTGGATCCACTGGACGGGCGCGTTGTACTGTGCACTCTCGAGAGATTGTTATCGGTGGTGTCTTTAAAGGCGATATTTATTGTTCTCATAAGGTAACCGTTTTATCCAGTGGTTTTGTAATTGGTAATATTTACGCTCCCCGTCTTGAGGTTGAACGTGGTATGTTAATGGACGGACGTTGTGTTGTCACTCCATTACCTAATGAATCAGAGGATTTGACCAGTCATAATTATAAGATCCAAAAGGGTGGTTATTTTTCATTGGATTGGGACAATAAGTCAAAACCTGATGGGGAATCAGCAAGTGTCTCCTCATTCTCAAAAGATAAACAATACGGGAATGGATATCAGTGGAAGGAATAG
- a CDS encoding PSP1 domain-containing protein, whose product MPHDEIDTALLEERGTTKEKVKNTEIPEGPYYRIKVMHSSETEVVVLPDQMSLDPGCLVIAPTRYGRDLAKFLGMVKDPGDLTEQPVFTVIRRASIQDLKKWEQNEEREAEAFSICREKIFSHKLEMKLVSAHYLLDEAKVLFFFTAENRVDFRELVKDLVSIFKMRIELRQIGVRDEARVLGGVGVCGRVYCCHGITDHLKPVSIKMAKEQNLSLNSMKISGPCGRLLCCLSYEYDFYHNEKKRLPSEGSRISMGKNMVRVQDVNIFTKKIRVQLEDNRSYERPIKDFYYSNDKRRWSLRVFNPDDL is encoded by the coding sequence ATGCCTCATGATGAAATAGATACTGCTCTTTTAGAAGAGCGGGGGACTACTAAGGAAAAAGTAAAAAATACCGAAATACCTGAAGGTCCTTATTATAGGATCAAAGTTATGCACTCTTCTGAAACAGAAGTTGTGGTGCTTCCTGATCAAATGTCTTTGGACCCTGGCTGTCTTGTGATCGCACCCACTAGGTATGGACGTGATTTAGCTAAGTTTTTGGGAATGGTGAAGGACCCCGGAGATTTGACAGAACAACCGGTCTTTACTGTAATTCGAAGAGCTTCCATACAAGATTTAAAAAAGTGGGAGCAAAATGAAGAAAGGGAAGCAGAGGCTTTTAGTATATGTCGCGAAAAGATTTTTTCGCATAAATTAGAAATGAAGTTAGTAAGTGCTCATTATCTGCTTGATGAAGCGAAAGTATTATTCTTCTTCACTGCGGAAAATCGAGTCGATTTCCGAGAGTTGGTTAAGGATCTCGTTTCTATTTTTAAGATGAGAATCGAGTTAAGGCAGATAGGTGTCAGAGACGAAGCTCGAGTTTTAGGCGGGGTTGGTGTCTGTGGGCGTGTGTATTGTTGTCATGGCATCACAGATCATTTAAAACCTGTCTCCATTAAAATGGCTAAAGAACAAAATCTAAGTCTTAACTCCATGAAAATATCCGGTCCTTGTGGACGATTACTTTGTTGTCTTAGTTATGAATATGATTTTTATCATAATGAGAAGAAACGATTACCTTCTGAAGGCAGTCGGATATCCATGGGTAAAAATATGGTTAGAGTACAAGATGTTAATATCTTTACCAAAAAAATCCGTGTTCAACTAGAAGATAACCGCTCCTATGAACGTCCTATAAAAGATTTCTACTACAGCAATGATAAACGGCGCTGGAGTCTCCGGGTATTTAACCCGGATGATTTATAG
- a CDS encoding YaaR family protein, with protein MEGIDQLGASGIPQQFIDKKTQKSEKKKHIFKSTLDKRLHEADGAASDIKAGAIDEIELLLDEVHDVGEALANEPNMSNIKRYKEAISRFLKTINLHNFTVEEQEGVLNRNFSRKKYFQVKILNEKLDRLVAGVIQNQSGQLEILHRVEEIQGLLVDLLS; from the coding sequence GTGGAAGGAATAGATCAACTCGGCGCCTCAGGAATTCCCCAGCAGTTTATTGATAAAAAAACTCAAAAGTCGGAAAAGAAAAAGCATATCTTTAAATCCACTTTAGATAAACGATTACATGAAGCGGATGGCGCTGCTTCTGATATTAAAGCAGGTGCGATTGATGAAATTGAATTATTACTTGATGAAGTTCATGATGTAGGTGAGGCCCTGGCAAATGAACCGAACATGTCCAATATTAAGCGTTACAAAGAGGCGATAAGCCGATTCCTTAAGACAATTAATCTTCACAATTTTACTGTAGAAGAACAGGAAGGTGTTCTTAATCGTAATTTTAGCAGAAAGAAATATTTTCAAGTGAAGATTCTCAATGAGAAACTAGACCGTCTGGTTGCCGGTGTTATTCAAAACCAGTCGGGCCAATTAGAAATCTTACACCGGGTTGAAGAAATTCAAGGATTGCTTGTCGATCTCTTGTCTTAA
- a CDS encoding FAD-dependent oxidoreductase, producing MKVIVVGINHAGTSAIRTLLTQNPEIQINAYDRNTNISFLGCGIALAVGGTVKDVNSLFYCDQIRLEEMGANVFMEHDVIKIDEVNKTVTIKNLSTRDIIEDSYDKLIYAAGSWPIDIPGIPAEHQNLENIMLCKLFQHAEELIQKADEPNIESVAVIGAGYIGIELAEAYQKKGKKVTLIDFADRVIPRYFDPEFTDKVEQDMLNSGITLALGEKVIDFEGIQGKVKSVITDKGKYEADLVIKAIGFKPNTELLPHGKKVENGALVVDSQMRTSLPDVYAIGDAVALYHASLQKNQQVALATNAVKTGLAAAFSINGIKGAEVQSIAGTNAISVFNNNLASTGLSEFAARAAGLDIDSSFIEDADRPEFMNEYGMTKIKLIYEKKTLRLVGAQVGSCDDINHTEIIYYLALAIQKSMTLPEIAFTDVYFLPHFNKPFNFILTAILHGYRTGL from the coding sequence ATGAAAGTTATTGTTGTAGGAATTAATCACGCAGGGACATCTGCCATTAGAACTTTATTGACCCAAAATCCTGAAATTCAGATAAATGCCTATGATCGAAATACAAATATCTCTTTCCTAGGATGTGGAATAGCCCTGGCAGTAGGGGGAACGGTCAAAGATGTAAATAGCTTATTTTACTGTGACCAGATTAGGTTAGAAGAAATGGGGGCGAACGTCTTCATGGAGCATGACGTTATCAAAATAGATGAAGTCAATAAAACTGTTACCATCAAGAACCTTAGCACTAGAGATATCATAGAAGATAGCTATGACAAATTAATATATGCAGCAGGATCATGGCCGATTGATATACCAGGGATACCTGCGGAACATCAAAACCTGGAAAACATCATGTTATGTAAACTCTTCCAGCACGCTGAGGAATTGATTCAAAAAGCAGATGAACCAAATATCGAAAGTGTAGCGGTTATTGGTGCTGGATACATCGGAATAGAATTAGCTGAAGCTTATCAAAAGAAAGGCAAAAAGGTCACACTAATCGATTTTGCCGATCGTGTTATACCAAGGTACTTTGATCCCGAATTCACTGATAAAGTAGAACAGGATATGCTTAATTCAGGCATTACCTTGGCCTTGGGAGAAAAAGTTATTGATTTTGAAGGCATTCAGGGCAAAGTCAAATCAGTGATCACAGATAAGGGCAAGTATGAAGCAGATCTTGTCATAAAAGCTATAGGTTTCAAACCCAATACAGAGTTACTCCCCCATGGGAAGAAGGTAGAAAATGGTGCCTTGGTCGTAGATAGTCAAATGAGAACATCCCTACCAGACGTGTATGCCATTGGTGATGCAGTAGCTCTCTATCATGCTTCCCTACAGAAAAACCAGCAAGTAGCCTTAGCCACAAATGCCGTTAAAACAGGATTAGCTGCCGCTTTTTCAATAAATGGAATAAAAGGAGCAGAAGTCCAAAGCATAGCCGGAACAAATGCTATATCCGTATTCAATAATAATCTGGCAAGCACAGGATTAAGTGAGTTTGCCGCCAGAGCAGCAGGATTAGATATAGACTCAAGCTTTATCGAAGATGCAGATAGACCAGAGTTCATGAATGAATATGGCATGACAAAGATAAAGTTAATATATGAGAAGAAAACTCTTCGATTAGTGGGGGCCCAAGTAGGTTCCTGTGATGATATCAATCATACAGAAATTATATACTATTTAGCTCTCGCTATTCAGAAATCTATGACCTTACCGGAAATAGCTTTCACCGATGTTTACTTCCTCCCACATTTCAATAAACCATTTAATTTTATTCTTACAGCCATTTTACATGGCTATCGGACTGGATTATAA
- a CDS encoding ABC transporter ATP-binding protein, which produces MNNQEKEIKMMDPLVYRKLWGFVKPHKVKLFISTIMLIIALAGELYVPILIQKTVDNQIMAGLTVEQAQNGIMHNVIILFFILLSIVVFSFGQIYLLAILSQDVMTAIRHTAFNHILNQNMDFLNKTPVGKLVSSVTSDVETINELFNSVFTSLLRDGALIIGVTITLLFLDIKLALITLLTVPPAFVLIYLFRIASRKVFRNVQKCVSSVNTYLSEHFNGVQIVQLFGAEKKTSKEFQVENQNLYLATMKQVYVQATFRPLVDLLSSISMAVVIYVGGKYLGKDMISLGILIAFINLLSKFFDPIKDMADKFGIMQSAMAGGERIFTLLDSPQEVIEEQSTMANDIEGNIEFRDVHFSYKKGEPILKGISFKAAPGETIALVGYTGAGKTTITNLVTRLWPIDSGSILLDGKDINDMDIPTLRKSILPVLQDVVLFSGTIRENLTLGKEIDNEVLVQALKAVHADFVLNLPEQMDTKLHEGASNLSAGQRQLLSFARALVHNPKVLILDEATSNVDTDTEHLIQKALPVLIEGRTSLVIAHRLSTIRKADRILVLEQGKIIESGTHQELLSLQGTYYNLYQLQFNEDL; this is translated from the coding sequence ATGAATAACCAGGAAAAAGAAATCAAAATGATGGATCCTCTTGTCTATAGAAAATTATGGGGATTCGTGAAACCTCACAAGGTAAAGTTATTCATAAGCACCATCATGCTCATTATAGCCTTAGCAGGAGAGCTTTATGTTCCGATCCTTATTCAGAAGACTGTTGATAATCAGATTATGGCAGGCTTGACCGTTGAACAAGCACAAAACGGAATCATGCATAATGTTATCATCCTCTTTTTCATATTGTTAAGCATTGTGGTTTTTTCTTTTGGACAGATCTACCTTCTAGCCATATTAAGTCAGGATGTGATGACAGCAATTCGGCATACAGCCTTTAATCATATCCTAAATCAAAATATGGATTTTCTAAATAAAACACCTGTGGGAAAACTGGTATCCAGTGTCACCAGTGATGTTGAAACCATTAATGAATTGTTCAATTCTGTTTTTACCAGTCTTCTGAGAGATGGAGCTTTGATCATAGGAGTTACAATTACTCTGCTTTTTCTTGATATAAAACTAGCCCTTATAACCTTGTTAACTGTTCCTCCTGCTTTTGTTTTGATTTATCTATTCCGTATAGCCTCCCGGAAGGTGTTCAGAAATGTTCAAAAATGTGTATCGAGTGTTAATACTTATTTATCTGAGCATTTTAATGGAGTTCAAATTGTACAATTATTTGGAGCAGAGAAAAAAACATCAAAGGAATTTCAAGTTGAGAACCAGAATCTATATCTGGCTACAATGAAGCAAGTCTATGTTCAGGCCACCTTTCGTCCTTTAGTTGACCTGCTATCAAGTATTTCTATGGCTGTGGTAATTTATGTAGGAGGGAAATATCTTGGCAAGGATATGATTAGTCTAGGTATTCTGATAGCCTTTATTAATTTGTTAAGTAAATTTTTTGATCCCATCAAGGATATGGCTGATAAATTTGGAATTATGCAATCCGCAATGGCTGGTGGAGAACGTATTTTTACTCTACTGGATTCACCTCAGGAAGTTATAGAGGAACAATCAACTATGGCCAATGACATTGAAGGTAATATTGAGTTCAGGGATGTTCATTTTTCCTATAAGAAAGGAGAGCCTATCCTTAAAGGGATTAGTTTTAAAGCCGCTCCTGGTGAAACCATTGCCCTGGTAGGATATACAGGTGCAGGTAAAACGACTATCACCAACCTCGTCACGAGACTTTGGCCTATAGATTCGGGAAGCATTTTACTTGATGGTAAAGATATAAATGACATGGATATTCCAACATTAAGAAAATCCATACTCCCTGTGCTGCAAGATGTCGTTTTGTTTTCAGGTACCATTAGGGAGAATCTAACCTTAGGCAAAGAAATAGATAACGAAGTATTAGTGCAAGCTTTAAAAGCGGTTCATGCTGATTTTGTTCTTAATCTCCCGGAACAAATGGATACAAAACTCCATGAAGGAGCCTCTAACTTATCAGCGGGACAAAGACAGTTGCTTAGTTTTGCAAGAGCTCTCGTTCATAATCCTAAAGTATTGATACTTGATGAAGCCACAAGTAATGTAGATACAGATACGGAACATCTGATCCAAAAAGCACTACCAGTGCTTATAGAGGGAAGGACCAGCCTGGTAATAGCACATAGACTCAGTACCATACGAAAAGCCGATAGAATATTAGTTCTGGAACAGGGCAAAATAATAGAATCCGGTACCCACCAGGAACTCTTAAGCCTGCAGGGTACCTATTATAATCTATATCAACTGCAATTCAATGAAGACCTATAA
- a CDS encoding M23 family metallopeptidase, which translates to MSLDNKLKNFEKNTCYNIWINIKRRIFHLITFLQRQHKDGRGKYSVAIIPHTHKKGLYLRTSFLAIIISMIFLVLILGGVVLYSTKIPEISSTLTTKEAELKSSESHVETLRKEIGYLRISATKFEASLNQTLAVLGIDSNMENKKENLPFGSLSYFLNKNNSSSNDAKELEDLNSLSLYLDQTSKPIEEIGKLLKSQEDLLVDIPTLWPVQNGQGVVTAEFGPAIHPFTGEWYLHKGIDIAARTGTPVISTANGVVVEAGYDRGGYGNYVLVRHKYGFFTKYPHLSRIIVTKSQVLKRGDVVGLMGMTGTATGPHVHYEIHLGTQVVDPRKYLQIPTSIIDKK; encoded by the coding sequence GTGTCACTCGATAATAAGCTCAAGAATTTTGAAAAGAATACATGTTATAATATATGGATAAATATAAAGAGAAGAATTTTCCATTTGATTACCTTTTTACAAAGACAGCATAAAGATGGAAGGGGTAAATATAGTGTAGCTATCATCCCACACACCCATAAAAAAGGTTTGTATCTTAGAACTTCCTTTCTGGCGATAATTATCAGCATGATTTTTCTTGTTCTCATTCTAGGAGGAGTGGTACTCTATTCGACAAAAATACCGGAAATATCTTCGACCTTAACTACAAAAGAAGCTGAATTAAAATCTTCTGAGTCCCATGTGGAGACTTTAAGAAAAGAAATAGGATATTTGAGAATATCTGCAACCAAGTTTGAAGCCTCTCTTAATCAGACACTTGCCGTATTAGGAATTGATTCCAATATGGAAAATAAGAAAGAAAATCTTCCTTTTGGTAGTTTAAGTTACTTTTTGAATAAAAATAACTCGAGTAGTAATGACGCAAAAGAACTGGAAGATTTGAACAGTTTGTCCTTATACCTGGATCAAACTTCAAAACCTATAGAGGAAATCGGAAAGTTATTAAAATCACAGGAAGATTTATTGGTTGATATTCCCACTTTATGGCCTGTTCAAAATGGTCAGGGAGTCGTTACTGCGGAATTTGGCCCCGCTATTCATCCTTTTACAGGGGAATGGTATCTTCATAAAGGTATTGATATTGCTGCCCGAACTGGTACTCCTGTTATCTCAACGGCTAATGGTGTTGTTGTTGAAGCGGGGTATGATCGTGGTGGTTATGGTAACTATGTACTTGTTAGACATAAGTATGGCTTTTTTACCAAATATCCACACTTGAGTCGTATTATTGTTACAAAAAGTCAGGTTCTAAAAAGAGGTGATGTTGTTGGCTTAATGGGTATGACAGGAACCGCTACCGGACCTCATGTCCATTATGAGATTCATTTGGGTACACAAGTAGTAGATCCTCGTAAATATTTACAGATACCAACATCAATTATAGATAAAAAGTAA
- a CDS encoding M23 family metallopeptidase — translation MSPVNRLKKTEKDISKKASQGLKSRFFGAFNIFKRFRGRGQGKYTVMLIPHTEKKPFNFQISLFALIFTGAFLMVVVGGFLFYSTKITGVAQTLSEKVTDLQSSETNMEVLRKEIGDLKKSAEGFEDSLSQTLSVLGLQSDSNNDDSRVPLGDLSYFLGIDNVEQGSMAEVSDLRSLSAYMEGASKPIEEIGKVLSAQKDLLVDIPTMWPVQNGIGYVTAEFGPAVHPFTGAWYLHKGIDIAYRPGTPLVATANGKVIEAGYDRTGYGNYVLIRHKYGFYTKYAHMNRILVTKGQDVHRGQVIGLLGSTGMATGPHTHYEIHLGTQVVDPRKYMNISTTILNDK, via the coding sequence TTGTCTCCGGTAAATAGGTTAAAAAAGACAGAAAAAGATATTTCCAAGAAAGCGTCCCAGGGGCTTAAGAGCCGTTTTTTTGGCGCGTTTAATATTTTTAAACGTTTTAGAGGACGTGGACAAGGTAAGTATACTGTCATGCTTATACCACATACGGAAAAGAAGCCCTTTAATTTTCAGATTTCACTTTTCGCTCTTATCTTCACTGGAGCCTTTTTGATGGTAGTTGTTGGAGGATTCTTATTCTATTCTACCAAGATTACCGGTGTAGCCCAGACATTATCGGAAAAAGTAACAGACTTACAATCATCAGAAACGAATATGGAAGTTTTGCGTAAAGAGATAGGTGATCTCAAAAAATCCGCTGAAGGTTTTGAAGACTCTCTATCCCAGACATTAAGTGTGTTGGGGCTACAGTCTGACAGTAATAACGATGACAGTAGAGTTCCTTTAGGAGACTTAAGTTATTTCTTAGGTATCGATAATGTAGAGCAGGGCAGTATGGCAGAAGTTTCCGATTTAAGAAGTCTGTCAGCCTATATGGAAGGAGCTTCCAAACCTATAGAAGAAATTGGTAAAGTACTCTCAGCACAAAAAGATCTTCTCGTAGATATTCCTACCATGTGGCCAGTTCAAAATGGTATTGGTTATGTAACGGCTGAGTTCGGACCTGCTGTTCATCCTTTTACAGGAGCCTGGTATCTTCATAAAGGTATTGATATTGCCTATAGACCCGGTACTCCTCTTGTGGCAACCGCTAATGGTAAAGTGATAGAAGCAGGATATGATAGAACTGGATATGGTAACTATGTTTTGATCCGTCATAAGTATGGTTTTTATACAAAATACGCTCACATGAATCGTATTTTAGTGACAAAAGGACAGGATGTTCATCGTGGGCAGGTAATAGGATTATTGGGAAGTACAGGGATGGCTACTGGTCCGCATACTCACTATGAAATTCATTTAGGTACTCAGGTTGTTGATCCCCGTAAATATATGAACATATCTACAACAATACTGAACGACAAATAA